Genomic DNA from Chanos chanos chromosome 6, fChaCha1.1, whole genome shotgun sequence:
TTAAAGCAGTAGTCTTTACCTGCACATCATCTCTGCATCTGCTACTCTACAGAGCCGTTTCCCTCATAGTTATGGGCTGGGAATTAAGCacttaaaaatatacatatttatactgTGGTGCCCCCTCTGTCAAAACTTGGTATTGTAAAATCAAAGCTGTGTTGGTAGATTGTCCATGTGAGCACTGATCAAATTTCAGAAAAATTTTGACTGAAACTGACAATTTTATAAATTCATGTTACAGctaaaatgtaatataaaaatgtttataaatgtataaataatcaCTACATTTATATATGTAACATGACTTTTGTATAAATCTGACTATATATACacaaagaaaatcttttttctaTTACTTTCCCCTCAACTTAAAattactttgtatttttttttttttactcttaacCTCTCCCCCTAGTAGGAGAGACTTGTACAAGCACCTTGCTAATGAATCCTCTGTAACCAGGAAATGTTGTGAATTGCTTTACAGACCAGATGCTTGGAACAGTGATGCTCAGAAACATCAGCACTGGCACGTCTGGTCTCTACCAGTGTACAGCCTCCAACGCCATCGGAAAGAGCACCTGCCTACTGAACCTGCAAGTCATAGCGCGTAAGTCACCCAGCACTGAGCACAGCAGACGAGACAGGGCCTCTGTAAAGAGCAGACTCAGTCAGCGGCTTTCAAACGTGACAAACGTGATGATGTCATCGCCGGCCTGTTCACGGCCCGTTTGACACGTGACCCGTCTTTCTGTCCCGCAGCCCAGCCGCAGAGCGTGGCTCTCATCGCCGGCACCATCGCCACCGGAGTGCTGGCCCTCATCATCTGCTCCCTCTTGGTCCTGGTCACTCTCTTCTACTGGAGGAATAAGAACAAGTATGAGGAGGACGAGATTCCCAATGAGATCAGGTTAGATCCCACCAGCACAGCAGTTATTCCCAATCACGGACCAGTGCCTGGCTCGCTTTCAGTTCAATTAAGTTCCAGGTGTTTGTTACAGCTGTTACacttgtgttttgaatgtacaGTATTTACAGGTACTTTACAGATCTTACAACAGGTGTCACAAAAAAAGGCTGTTTCTTATAAATGTTACAGGTGTTACATTTGTAACACAGATTTGATTCACAGCAGTAACAGGTATGTTGCATAAAAGAAATGAGTTTACCAGGCACAGGAATCATGGGTGTGTGACAGTTACAGGCCTAACAAGTGGATTATGGATATTTCCAGCATGAGAGACATGTGTTGTTGTTGAACATAAATTCATAACTCCTTTGCTGGTCAATTTGAAGCTAAACTGTTCTCACTTGCCTGACTGTCTCAGGGAAGATGACCTTCCCCCGAAGAGGTTGTCATCTGTGAAGGCGTTCCACGCCGATGCCTCGTCCTCAGAGAATGACACTCTTACGTCCACAAACACCTACAACAGTCGCTACTGGCACAACCCCAAATCAAACTACGACACCAACTCCTACACCCGCTACAACGGGGACACCAGGCAAACCTTCACGGCCGGAAGCCATGGCGTGGGGGCCACCAACACAAGGCCCGCTTACACCAATGGAAGCCACACCCTCCCTCCACCCAAGACTCTGGTGGTCACCACTAACTCCGCCCCCTCACCGCCCGTCATGACCAGAAGTAACGGCTCCCTCAGCCTGCGACCGCCCACCGCCACGCCAGCGGTGCTTGGGCACGGACAACACACGCATTCGTACGCCGTGAGCCAGGCCACGCTGGAGCGCATGGGCGCTGTGCCCGTAATGGTGCCAGCGCAGAGCAGAGCTGGCTCTCTGGTCTAACagacacaaaccaacaaacgaAAGAACCTCCTCCAAACTAAAATAACAGACTGGCTTTTGTAACGCCATTCATCTGATGCCAACGTTTTGCTCCATTACTGATGAGAACCTGaggtcctcctcctcttgccaTTGTCTCTATCTTCTGATGTCACTGGTCTGGCAATAAACTGGGTTCCCTGCCTGTGCAGAGA
This window encodes:
- the LOC115814009 gene encoding immunoglobulin superfamily member 11-like; its protein translation is MCRDQMLGTVMLRNISTGTSGLYQCTASNAIGKSTCLLNLQVIAPQPQSVALIAGTIATGVLALIICSLLVLVTLFYWRNKNKYEEDEIPNEIREDDLPPKRLSSVKAFHADASSSENDTLTSTNTYNSRYWHNPKSNYDTNSYTRYNGDTRQTFTAGSHGVGATNTRPAYTNGSHTLPPPKTLVVTTNSAPSPPVMTRSNGSLSLRPPTATPAVLGHGQHTHSYAVSQATLERMGAVPVMVPAQSRAGSLV